The following are encoded together in the Mesoplodon densirostris isolate mMesDen1 chromosome 2, mMesDen1 primary haplotype, whole genome shotgun sequence genome:
- the LOC132480982 gene encoding LOW QUALITY PROTEIN: E3 ubiquitin-protein ligase RNF114-like (The sequence of the model RefSeq protein was modified relative to this genomic sequence to represent the inferred CDS: substituted 1 base at 1 genomic stop codon) yields the protein MAAQLPDRDGGSQLAGPAAEADPLGHFTCPVCLEVYEKPVQVPCGHVFLSACLQKCLKPKKPVCGVCRSTLAPGLRAVELERQIESTETSCHGCHKNFFLCKIRAHVATCSKYXNYIMEGVKATTKDVSLQPRNVPNRYTFPCPYRPEKNFDQEGLVEHCKLFHSTDTKSVVCPICASMPWGDPNYRSANFIEHSQRRHRFSYDTFVDYDVDEEDKMNQVLQRSIIDQ from the coding sequence ATGGCGGCGCAACTGCCAGACCGTGATGGTGGTTCGCAGCTGGCAGGGCCCGCAGCGGAGGCCGACCCCCTGGGCCACTTCACGTGTCCCGTGTGCCTAGAGGTGTATGAGAAGCCGGTGCAGGTGCCCTGTGGACACGTCTTTCTCTCTGCATGCCTGCAGAAATGTCTGAAGCCGAAGAAGCCTGTCTGTGGGGTGTGTCGCAGCACTCTGGCACCTGGTCTCCGAGCCGTGGAGCTCGAGCGGCAGATTGAGAGCACAGAGACTTCTTGCCATGGCTGCCATAAAAATTTCTTCCTATGCAAGATCCGTGCGCATGTGGCTACCTGTTCCAAATACTAGAATTACATCATGGAAGGTGTgaaggccaccaccaaggatgtgtCCCTTCAGCCAAGAAATGTCCCAAACCGTTACACTTTTCCTTGTCCTTACCGTCCCGAGAAGAATTTTGATCAAGAAGGACTTGTAGAACACTGCAAGTTGTTCCATAGCACGGACACTAAATCTGTGGTTTGTCCGATATGTGCCTCGATGCCCTGGGGAGACCCTAACTACCGCAGCGCCAACTTCATAGAGCACAGCCAACGCCGGCACCGGTTTTCTTATGACACTTTCGTGGATTACGACGTGGATGAGGAGGACAAGATGAACCAGGTGCTGCAGCGCTCCATCATCGACCAGTGA